Within the Acidobacteriota bacterium genome, the region TCATCCGCCGTCCTGGTTAGTGAAGGCGCAGCGGTCCCCACGGCTGGCGGGGGCGCGGGCGGCTTCGCTGGCGTAGCCGCATCTCCGACAAAGGAGCCGAGGAGCGCAAGAAAGGCGCTGATGGCGGTTTCCTGGATAGTTGTTTCTGTCGTGTCAATCTTGTACTTGTATCTGTATGGGTTCTTGTTCTTGAGCACCACCGTGACTCTGTCGCTCTTCTTGTAGGTCAAGTCCCCTTGAGTCGTCATGTTGCTGGCATCGATTATGAGTTGCTTCACCCCAGCGGGTATGGCCGGGTCCGCGCAATTGTCTGTGCAGCGGGGATCAGGTGGCAAGCTGATGGCTTCTGCTCGGCCGGACCGGGGATCAGCCTTTACGCCCAATACCGGTCTGAAAGACTGGGCGCCAACCGATGTTGCGAGGAACATCGTTATGAAGATCAGATGGGCAATTCTCTTCGCGTCACGATACATGGTAGTTCTCCTTGTGTCGGTTAGAATCTGATTGATGCCAGGCAGGAGTTACCTGCCACAAAACGCTGTGAAGACTATCGAGTACAATTGCGGACGAACAAAGAGTTCATTGGTTGTCCGCTCGGCTGTTTGCTTCTCTTACCGCGGCCTCGGCATTCAGGAAAGTACCAACGGGCTTTGCAGCATCGGTTACTATGAAGGTTCCAGTGTCCCTAAGAATCGCGCTGACTTCAGCATGACTGAGCCGAGGGTTTACCGATAGCATTAACGCCGCTGTTGCCGCAATTTTTGGGGTTGCGCCAGATGTGCCACCAAAAGCATTCATATAACCGTCATCGGCGGCGCTGCTACAGGTCAGGTCGTGCGACGAGTCGCCCGGCGCGGAGACGATGATTCCAGATCCGAAGTTGCTGAAGTCGGCTCGCCTGTTTTCCGTCGGATGGTATTCGGTTGCTCCAACTAGAATTGAGCCTGTTGGTGGAATGGGATCGCCTAAATCGTCAATCCCGGCATCGCGGTCGCCGTTTCCCGCCGCCACACAAACGACTACGCCACTGGCTATAGCATCCTTTATTGCCTGGTTCACGGCCGGTACCATTTCAATGTTTCCGAACCCGCCTGTTTGGACCTCCAGGTTAATTATCTTGCGCCTCCCGCCGCTGTCAGTTCGCCGAACCCAATCAATCGCGTTCGCCCACGAGTCTCCGCCGACAGGTGTGCCGGGTCCGGAATCAGCTTGAATTGCCCAGAGGGTTGCACCATATGCAATTCCGGCCATTCCTAACTCGTTGTCTGCGCCACCGGCGATACCCAGCACGGCTGTACCGTGGCTAACCGAATCCCCCTGGGTAACATCGCTCCCTCCATCGAAGGAGTTATGTTTTACGCTTATGCGGGATTCCAGGTCTTGATGAGTTATGCGGTAACCCCAGTCTATGTCCGCGATGATGACGCCTTCGCCAGAAACTTCGTCATCCCAGATCCGATCAACGTTACACCGGAAGATGTACCATTGGTTTTCTAATCCGCTTCCAGGGTCAACGGTTACTTGGCCAGAAGTCCCCACTCGCGGCTCATTCCCTGGCGTGCCTGGTGGTAGGACCTTAGGAACCGGAACGGCGCGTTCGACTTCAGGCAACTGGTTGAGTTCTTCCGATATTCGCACCAAATCAGCGTCCTCTGGGAAGTGAAGTATGACAAAGTGCTCGCGATTTGACGGCTCGGGAGGCTGCAGGTCACGAACGCGCGCAGTCATATCCGCCGGCGACGGTACCGCCTGAAAACTCGGCTCCGCCTGTCGAAGACCGTTCGCCTGCAGTAGTTGATTCAAGTTACTGAGATTGACGTTCGCAACGCTACGAATCTCGGGAGCGAGAGTAGCCGTCGACGGTAGCAATTCCGGTCGAGTACCAATCTTGAATTGGACTTGAATCTTGCCGGCCTCCCAGTGTGGTTGTAAGTCACCGGCGGTTGGGTCTTTTGGCGAAAATCTCGGCGCTCCGGCATCATCTGGTTCTAGGAGTCTGGCGGTGAGTTTCTTGCTCCCAGATTTTGTTGATCTAGATTGTTTGTCCCTATAGCCCTTCTTTGTCATCTTCACTTCTCCCGTGCCTGTCTAGATGCCCCAGCCTGTGTTTGGGCTAGCGCCGCTATCTCAAGAAGAACCCGGCCGAATGCTGGTAGATCGTGGTGCGCAACTCATTGTGTAAACGGACCGGGGTCTGGCACCTCGCCCCTACCAATTCGTTTGCTAATGAAATGTGCGATCAATAGCCCAAGCCATTTGAGTCGAGGCTTCAGCCACTGGGCCTGTTCCAGGCAACTGATTTCGCCCAGCTCCAACACCAACTCAGCATCAGAGGTGTTCGCGAAGCCGAAGCCGTAGTAGTGCGAAAGATTCCGAGTGAAGTTGTCTGGCATCCACTTAAATGGCCAGTAGCGCGAATAGAGCGCCTTCCATTCGTCCGCTGCAGGCTTGTCAGTGCTGTCGTCGTACCCGATAGATGCGCCGCTCACGCAAACGTCATCGGCGCCATCGAAGTGAATGAAAACAGCTATCCGAACGTTGTACCTGCCGCTGAATTCCGCTTTTTCGCGGATGACCGAAACTCCGGCCGCTCGCAAAACCGCTGTCGCTTCGTCCGCGACAATTGGCGTCCACTCGATTTCATCGCCCAACGGCCCCGAAGCTCCGGTGGCACCCACTCTTCGCCCTTCATGGCCGGCCTGAATCAACACGTCGGCGTCCCTATGGAGGCTCCTCCGTTCGCTACAGTATGTGAAAACTATTACGCTCTCAGATGGGAATGAGAATTAGGCTAGAAACATTTCATCGCAGTTAGGATGCGACCCGAGATGAGGTGTGTTCGTCGCGACGAGAGGACTACTTCTTCGTATCATCAGCCGTTTCCGCGATGAATCCGAATTGAAAGGTATTTGTTCCGGCGACCACCGGCGGGAGGCTTCCCCCGTTGTAGGATATCTTGAATCCAAATCTTCCCGTCGGTGTGTCTGCCAAATGGACCTTGCGGTCGCTTTGAAAAACCAGTGCTCGTCTTAAGGCAAGGACTAGGTATGAAGGATCCCCCACCTGCGGTCGTGGGATTAAGGCACGTTGTAGTAGGAGCCACCGACACTAGAGCGGCTCACCAAGATAGACGGTGCTTATACGTTGCGCCCAGTCCTCCAGCGTAGCCCCATCCCTGACTTATCTGTTGCACAGTGTGAAGCCCCAGCATTCGATAGCTCTCAAACTGGTTTTCGCTGAAGGACTGGTCCGCGGTGCTCTCTCATGCGGAAGCAGCTTGCTCTGTTGTGCGCAATTGAACACATGTGCGGGCTCGCCTCCGCATATCGCAGGCTTGATGTAGATCAGTGTGCCGTCGTTTTCAGGGCCGCCTCCCGTCTACTTCCGAATAGCGAATCTTACCAACCGCGCAATACTCCCCGAGCTTGCAGCTCTTTCGAGAATAGATGATTCGTCTCTTCAGACGAGCGGTTTTCCTTCAAAACTCAAAAGGGCTTCCGGTGTACCTTCTCCGCTCAAACCAATTCGTAGCCAAGTTGCAAATTACGATTCGAGCGCAAAAGATATTCGTGAATATCGAACGGATGCGTTCCACCAGAGACAGGATGAACGAGAATGACGTCGATCAGGTGATTGAGGAGATCACCGTGCTCGTCAATATCCGCATCAAGGAGCAGCACATCCCTGCCTTCATTGTCTCGCGCCGGCGCCATCGTCAGTTGCAGGTTGGCCAGGCTCTCATCAGTCTTGATGCTGAACATCTTTGTCTTGAAGACGCGATAGTCGGGTAGATTGTCCTGTAGCTTCTGGAAATGGAGACTGTGATCGGCGCGCTCGTAGTGGTCAAAGCCGCGAATATTCTCGCGGATGCGAGCTACGATCTCACCCATTGCATCGTCAACCACGGCATACAGTCTCTGACGATCGATGACGAGAATCTGTCGGACGAAGGAGAACCAGGGAAGCAGTCCGCCAACCGGTTCGGTCGTCATCGTGAGTTTGGTGAACAGATTCAGCAGAGAGGACTTCGCAAGTTTGGTGCGCTCCGGGCCGGCTTGATCATACCTGTCCTCTGTGTACCTGCCGAGCGCTTCGCCCTGGATCACTTTGATAGTTGAATCGTTCAGCACTGTTTTCAAAGGCTCGAATTGTGACGGCAGTTGGGTCCAGGCGATAAAACTGGCCTGCCACTGTTGCGGGATGCGCAGGACGCGCAGGTCGTAAGACAGCTCTTGACGATCCGTGAGAGTGAAGAAATCGGTTCTGCAATCGCGGTAGCGTTTCGGACGCACCTCGCAGCGCAGGTTCGCTGCCTGCGGAAAGGCGTCCAGTTCCAACCGAGCAGGTGGCGGAAGGCGCAGATCTGTAAAGCGCGCGATCACTCTGCCGTCCAGTCGGATTGCATCGACTCTCGTCTTCGGATCGGCGGCTTCTTGGCCTCTTACATCGATGAGGCCGAGCTTGAGGAAACCTGTGTTGGCCATCGAAATACTCCTATGATCGATTTTCGTTTCACCGGGGAAAATCTAAGGGGAGGGACACCAATTCAGCGCTCTCGCGCTTGCCGGTTATAGTAACGCTCACTGTCGGCCCGCCTTCGTCATTGATGGTGATCAGCCCATACTGGCCCTTATGACGGTCAAAAATCCCGTGGCTGAAAGGCTCACCCTTGACTTTGCGGCTGTTGGGACGGTCCAGCGGCGCCGCGCAGAAAACTGGGAATCCACCGACTCCTGTCGAACCGCGATTATTCGAGCCGTCATCAAGGGCGATCATATGGGCATCCGCGTGCAGCATTAGCACATTGCGAATATCATTCTCCTCAATGAAAGAGCCGAGTTCGCTCCGCTCGGTCGAATAACTGTACCAGGCGTCAGTGTCGTCGTCTTCTTCGTTGGGGTCGCCAATCCATGGAACCGAGTTTACCCACACCAGCAGCGGGTAACGATCCTTGCCCGCAAGCAGTTCGTCCTTCAACCATTGTTTCTGTCTCGCTCCGAGCATGGTCTTCGCAGAGTTGTCCGTGGCAGTGCGGTTCGCCCGCATTGAGCGCGTGTCAGTCACCAGAACGCGAACGCGCCCCACAGTGAATGCCTGGTAGATGGCGACGTCGCCCTCCCCTTCCGCGAGGGGGTAATGCGGCACGCATCGCTGATAGGCCAGACGGGCCGCCCTACGACCAGCCGCTCGCGCGTCGCTAGCGTTGCCACAAAAGTCGTGATCGTCCCAGATGTAAGCAAGGGGCACCTCGCGGTAGAGTTGGGCCTGCCTCGGCTTGTTTAACACCTCGCGATAGGTCTCCACGTGGTCTGCGACGTTGGTGCTGCCAATATTTGCATAGTGTAGATCGCCAAGGTGGAGGAAGAAGAGTGGATTCTCTCCGCGGATGTGGTCGAAGACTTCGTGGTTTGAGTAGGCACGGAACGTCTCTCCCCCTTTTGCGTCGCCTGCGCAGGCGAAAGTAAAGGACGCTGGGGCGTCCGGAGGTGGAAACGTACGGAATCGGCCACGCCTATCGAGAGCGGGCTCCCCGTTAACCTCTAACGCATAGTGATATTCACGATCCGGGTCCAGCCCATCTACCTCAAAAGTGAAGACAGTCATCTCCGGTGAGGCGCTGATCCCAGACGGCGCCATTGACTGCGCGCCGGTCAGGTCGCTATTTTCGCTGACGAGCAATCTCACCGATGCGCCGTTCTCTATCCCGGCTTTAATGACCGACGACGTCGCCGTGACGGCTCCAACCCAAGGACCAAAGACTATTTGGTCTGACATGCCTTAAGCTCCTTTCATCTACAAATGGTAATCGCTCGAAAACATTTCAGCGGGTTTTCTGAACGCCACGCCGAAACAGGAACTGGAGGCTGAAGAATGTGAGCACGGAATCTTCTTGCGGTTGCGAGCGCGCGATTCGTTGTAGCGGAGTCTCACCGAAATAAGGGCGCTGCATAAGATGAGGCTCGGGCCTAAGCTGAATCTCCAGGTGAATCTTGAGCTGAGAGCCAGTCTATGAGCGGCTGTAACGGTTTTTCCTTGCCCTTCGAATGGTCGTAAGCCTTACCCAACAACTGTTTGATCGTGAGAGGGTCGTCGTCGTCTCCGCATATCTTGTCCATGATATAGGAACCGAGCATCCGGTGGCTCTCGAATTGGGGCTCGTCAAACCACTGGTCAGCAGTTGACTCGTGTGGAAAATCCGTGTTGGTTTTTGCGTAGTTGAAGATGTCGCGCGGCTCGTTTCCGTAGAAGGCCGGCTTGATGTAAAACAGAAAGCCATCGCCGGCTTCTTTTCCCTCAACTTTATCGACGCACGAATAGCGAATCAGACCAACCGCGCAATACCTGCCCTGGCCTTCTTTGACCTCCTCATCTCTGGTGTGTATGGGAACGCGGCCGAATTCAATTGGTATTCCAAGATCGATTCGTATCTTGCGAACAGCATTGCCTAGATCGGCGAACTCGCCTTTGGCGTCTCTGCTACCGTCCACGACAACAATCACCTTGCTGCGGCGCAACACCATCTCATAGAGACCGAGGTTCTCGAAGTGGCCGCCGTCGGAAAGAAGGACATAGTTATTCTTGTCATCAGTCCAGCCGAACGCTTCCGCGATGATCGGATAAACCGCGGATTTTGGGTATGCCAGGTGGTAGTAGCCCTGCCCAGCCGGTCCGGCGTTGCCCAGCCACCACCCCAGTCGCGCATTGAAAAGAGTCAGGACTAATGTGACCAGGGGTGATGTCGAGTAATAGCCCATGTTTGAGTTTACCGCTGCTCCGGAGATTGCCGCCGCCGTGCCAAGAGAGACGCCGTCTCGCCCGCCATATTCCCTCGATCTTCGGTAACCGCCGTAGAGGCTTCCACAATGCAGCGGCGAGATGGAAAAGGACTCAGCCCTTCGCTGTTGCCAGGCCAGCTTATCGCCGCTCACCAGATTGAGCGCAGTATTCACCACATGCATCAACCTGTATGGCGGGGGCGGATAGTGCAAGGGTTCTATTTCCTCCGCGAAAAACTGGTCCAGTAGCAGCCGATTGAAGAGGATGAGATAGTCACCGCGCAACAGTTGCCCAACCGCTTCCTTGATGTGTTCGTTCTTCCGCGACTGGGGCAGGTTCTCAATGGCCCTGGCTGCCGCTTCGTTCTGTTCGGCCAGAGGCAATTGCTGGAACAGGCTCTGGGTCCTTTCAGCCATGTCGGACTTGGCGAACGCCGCATCCGCAAAAAACTCCGCGCTTTCCAATATCCGGTTGAGGTCCTCGATCAGATTCACCTGTAGCGAGGGCGAAGGAACTTTTGGGCTTTGATAGCTATCCAGCATGTCCACCGTTTCTATGGACAACCGGCTTCTCAGAAACTCTGATGGAGGATCATTTCCAACACGGTCGGCCTGCAACCTTAAAACGAATTTCGTCAGTCCTGCTTCTCGGCCGCGGAAGCTGTTCGGGCGGAGCAGTCCGACCCGCAGCTCATGCATCTGCACATTGTCGGATGGATCGAACCCGGTAAACGCGTTGGGCTTTCGCTCGATGTTGTTTCTACTCGCTCCCAGGAATGCGCGTATCAGGCGATCCCGGTAGGCTGCGTGCAAAGAGAATTTGTTGAGGTTGATCATCTTTGACATTAGCAAACCGAATCCGAGGAAGAACAGGGACAGGCCGGCAACGATCCACCATGGCGCATAGTAGATGTTCTTCATCAGGCTCGCACGCCCGGCTGGCTCTGAATCGTCATTGAATATTGCCGGCTTTAGTTGATCGATGATGCTCGCGGAATCCATGGAAGTGACCCGGTCTACGAGTCCCCACTTTGAGATGTCGATGATGGGCGCCTTTGTAAAAAGCCATTTGATTATCAGACAAGTCAAGAATGAAAGCGATGCGGTTAAGAACAGCAAAAACACCAATGCAGCCAGCGATAGAGCATTGTGCATCACCAGCGAATAGACACCGCCTTTTGCTGCGTTCTCCTTGGTTGCCGGAGTGTTTGCGCTGCGCCCAGCCAATATGGAAAACAGAGCCGAGATGCCTCCGACAGAAGCGATGATCTCAGGGAGACGGTGTATGGCTAACGGGCCGAAGATCACCAGCGGGCTGGCGATGCTCCAGACCATGATTACTATTAACAGCCAGCCGGCAAAACGGGCCAACCATTCACGGTCTTCATCCTCGAGTGCAAATCGGCTGCTAATCCAGGGGCTTGGGCGCATGCCCCGTTTCCCGGTTCCTTGTCCCCCCCAGCCCTTACGGCTCGAGATTCCGACGAAGAAAGTGGCCGCGAGAAAAAAGGTCGCCATAAACAGAGGAAGCGCGAAGCAGACAAAAAGCCCGGTGATCGGGTCGGGGTGAGTAGCATCCTCCTTGGGGCTGGGCACTGGGTTCGGCAACACCTTCGTCGCCATCAGCCACAGGAGCCACCCTCCAACTGGTCCCGTGACAAACACGGTCGCGATGTCCGAGCGTCTGAACTTGCGAAACCAGATTGCGTAGATCGCCCAACCCACCAGATGAATCGCAAGTCCATAGAGCATGAAAACAAACCAGCTATATAGCGCCCAATTGGGGAGATAGCCCGCGAATGCCGAAGTGATCTGATTCTCCAGGTGCTCCTGGGAATCTTGAAAGTGACGAAACCATGCCCAAAAGGCGCTCAGAAGCATCGCCGACAAAATGAGTGGCACCAGGCAGAGCATCAGAAAACTCTGCTGATCTGTCCGGCGTTGCAACACTCCGCCACGCGCTTTGAGAGAGTCACTCGCGCTTGGTCTGTTCATGCTCACGTAGGCAATTGCCCACGCGGTTGAAAGTGATCCCAGCGCGAAACAACCCCATTTCATCCACCCGGCCGCTTGTTCCTGCACGGCGGCTACGCCAAGTCTCGGAATCGCGAAAACCGACACAAGAAGCGGAACGAGCACCAGCCAGTTCAGGATCAGGTTCCTGGCATACACTGCGACGAAGGCCCAGACGTCTGCTGACAAGAGGCCAAGTTTCGGGGTTATGAAATTGCTGTAGCTGCGAAGATAGCGAACGGGCTCCGGGTCGGGCTCAATCTTTGAGTCCTTTGGATTGTGCTTTAGTTCTTCGGTGACTCCCGCGAGTCCATCGGGATGGCGATGTGTCCACGCCGAAAGCCAGCTTCCGATGTAGCCGCCGCCCGAGACTGTTGATAAGTAGGTGAACTGATTGAGCATGTTATGGCGCGCAAGTCCTTGAATAATTCCAAGGGCAAAGCTGCCACTGCGCATGCCTCCGCCGGAAAGGCAAAGCGCGGCAGGCTCTTTCTTGTGGATGAGGCCGATTATGCTGCTAAGACGGATCTCGTGAATCCGTCTTATCCAGCCGGGATAGGCGTCTTCGAGAAGCAAACGATTAAAGTGCAGGAGGTCATCGCCTTCAAAGACGATGCCGCTTCCGTCTTCCAGACCCAGCTTGACGAACTCTTGCGTCTCTTCCCTCAATGAAACCTGCGCGAATGCTTTTTCGGAGTAGAGCCCTTGATCCTCGAGCAACTTGTTCAGTGTGGGAATCACCTGGTCCTGTTTGAAGTTCTTGAATGCCTCTCTCGTTTTGATATGCTCAGCTAGAGGCTCATCGGCGCCTGCCAGTCTGGATGCCAGGGACCTTATGCCGGCGCCCTTGAAGTGGGCTTCGCTGAAAATCCATTCAGGTTTCGCCTCGATCTGGCTGTGCAGGTTGATATATTCTTCTTCCAACACCTGGCAGAGTTGAAGGGGAAGCCTGGGAATGTTCGACATAGTGACGTTCCTATAGCAACTGGGTTTTCAGGCCGCTTGAGGCTTGGCGGCATCTCTCATCTCGCGCCGTGTTTTGTTACCGGTCATCTCTCGCAGACGTTCCATTGCCTGCGAGTTTTGTATGTAGATGTGCCAAACGAAAACCAGGTCAAACATCAACGCCGCGAGCCACCAGAGATAGAGAAAGCCCGCGAGTGCTAAGACCACCGGCCACATTGGGCCTTCCGCTCCACCCGCCGCTATGCGGTAGATAACCATTCCTAGTACCGCAAGAAACCCTGGCAGCAACAGCGTGTATAAACCTAGCTTGGGAAGGAAGTGGTTAAGCCAATAGACAATGATCACAATCGCGATGGCGAGTGCGAGTAATGGATCCATTCCAAGCCAATAGAAGATCAGCCGCGGGAAGTCGGAGAAGCGGTGTGCCGGCTCCTGAAAAGGAATTAGAAAATAGTAGATAGCCGCGAAAACAGCGAACCCGAACGCTCCCACCGGAAGTCCGAACTTCAAGTTAGTCAGTCGAGGTATTCTCGCCACAAGCGTCACGCCGGCCAGCAGACTGCCAAGTCCAACAACGTTTCTGAAGATGGTCCCGGATGACTCGGCCTGAGGTTGGGGAACGGCCGACCCTATCGCCTTGTAGAGAACATAGACCGCCGCGAACAGGATCGCTGCAACCACCAAATATGGGACTGTCTTGGTGGTCAGACGGCGCCCTGGTGCGTTGCTGGGCGGGTCGGGGAACTCCCTCAGCTTTTTGGTCCTGGTCCCTGCTTTCTCTCCGACTACGTTCTGGAAGAAGTAGCCAAAAAGCGCTTCATCGCCCCAATAGTCAACATGGGCCTTTCCAGGAAACCAATAACGGTAGAACCCCTTGTCATGAGCTTCGCCGTCGAAGTTGAAGGCCCCATCGAGTTTAGTCTTCTGCTTCAACCACTCTCGCGTTGTCTCTAATTCGAACCCGACAGGGTCTCCATAGTCGTAGAAATTGCGCCACTCAATACGAGGATCGGGGGGGTAAGGCTTGGGACTGTCTTTCTCGAAGTCTTGCCATAGTTCCGGCCACAGGATCAGATGCTTATCGATGGGCGAACCGATAGTCAAGAACCCGCGAACCTTGGTGATCCAATCCCAAGTAGCGGGCGCCTCGTGGTGTCTGCACATTGCTCTAAGAAGGCCCATGAATGCCACGACGGTACCCTCGCTGTGCGAGACGATATGGATATCGGCGTTAGGGTAGTGTTCTCTAACCCGCTTCATCACTTTGCAGAACTGTGACAATATCCCTTCCCGGAAATTCTCATACTCGGTCACTATCTGAACGTCGGCCAGGTAGTCTACAAGTATTTTTCTAAGGTCAAATTTGAAGACACCACCCTTCTCTGCCAGCGAGCACACCCTTTCAAGCACGGCCAGGGTATCAAGCATTTCCTGAAGAACGTTTTTAACCTTCTCATACTCTTTTTCACTCAGACCCTTGTTGCCGGCAGCGCAACGGAAGTGAAGGCGATCGACTATCGTTCGGGCCCACTTTTTCGACTCTTCAATAGTATGTCCTTCCTTGACTGGCGCTCGCGGGATATCGGCCCAGTACACTTCTGCAAAGCCTATGTGTCTAATCCCCTCGGGGTAGTCGTCACTTTCAAACAGGAAGGCGCCGGTTCCGCCAACGCGCTTCGCATGAAAGCTTCCCAGGGGAATGGCTGTAGGCAATTCGAAAAAGCTGCAGAAACGATGCGCTACGGTCTGGATTGTCTCGTAGTTGAACTGATCGCCGATACCGTGAACCGCTACGATCACCTTCTTGATTGCGGGGTTTGGCGCCTCGGAATCACCGAAGCCGCTTTTATTTTCCAGCGCTTCGAGTACTGCTGCGATCACTTGCTTGACATCGTAGTTTGACGGCTCCGAATCACGGGAGCCGCTTTTATTTGCCATCGCTTCGAGTTTGTCGTTTTGACCAGTCATTCCTAACCTCCACGAGGGATGTTTCAACAAGCATTGGCTAATTACGGTTGCTCCGCCGAAGCACGCCTCAGTCAAAAATCCGCAGGGCCCCACAGTTTCTTCAAAGCGTCGATGTCGCCGTTGAACTGGTCCCTGTCGCATGGCCCTATTCCGGGAACCGTGTGTGGCTGCGGGCCCAGGTTTCCGTCGGTGTATTGCCACAAAGTCCAGGTCGGCCAGTTAGGCGGGACTACGGCGGTTGGCCCGTATTGAGCTAGCCAGAAGAAGCACTGCGCGAGAATTGGATCTTTGGTGTTGCCGAGTTGCGCTTTGATAAGACTGCCAGAGTAGAGCCCGGAAAACCTTCCGATTTTGGCGTTGACCTCGCTCACGAAGGCTCGCGCATCATCGAGCGACATCGTAGCGCCCTGAGTATTTGGTTCGTAGTCGAGCACGATCAGAGTGTCTGGTTCGGGATTGACAGTGGCGAGGAAGAAGTCGGCCTGAGCCGCGCCGGCGCCGCCGACACCAAAGTGGTAAGCCCCCCAGAGCAGTCCGGCGTCCAGCGCCTTCTGGCGATTGGTTGTGTACATCGGGCCCCTATAAGTCAGACCCTGAGTAGCCTTGTGGATAACTCCGACAATGCCTGCAGCCGCGGCTTGTTGAAAATCCGGATTCGCGTTGTGATGAGATATGTCAATGACAGCGTTTAGCGATTGAGCCACGGCTTATCCTCCTATTGCCGGACGGCCAT harbors:
- a CDS encoding S8 family serine peptidase; amino-acid sequence: MTKKGYRDKQSRSTKSGSKKLTARLLEPDDAGAPRFSPKDPTAGDLQPHWEAGKIQVQFKIGTRPELLPSTATLAPEIRSVANVNLSNLNQLLQANGLRQAEPSFQAVPSPADMTARVRDLQPPEPSNREHFVILHFPEDADLVRISEELNQLPEVERAVPVPKVLPPGTPGNEPRVGTSGQVTVDPGSGLENQWYIFRCNVDRIWDDEVSGEGVIIADIDWGYRITHQDLESRISVKHNSFDGGSDVTQGDSVSHGTAVLGIAGGADNELGMAGIAYGATLWAIQADSGPGTPVGGDSWANAIDWVRRTDSGGRRKIINLEVQTGGFGNIEMVPAVNQAIKDAIASGVVVCVAAGNGDRDAGIDDLGDPIPPTGSILVGATEYHPTENRRADFSNFGSGIIVSAPGDSSHDLTCSSAADDGYMNAFGGTSGATPKIAATAALMLSVNPRLSHAEVSAILRDTGTFIVTDAAKPVGTFLNAEAAVREANSRADNQ
- a CDS encoding alkaline phosphatase D family protein, which encodes MSDQIVFGPWVGAVTATSSVIKAGIENGASVRLLVSENSDLTGAQSMAPSGISASPEMTVFTFEVDGLDPDREYHYALEVNGEPALDRRGRFRTFPPPDAPASFTFACAGDAKGGETFRAYSNHEVFDHIRGENPLFFLHLGDLHYANIGSTNVADHVETYREVLNKPRQAQLYREVPLAYIWDDHDFCGNASDARAAGRRAARLAYQRCVPHYPLAEGEGDVAIYQAFTVGRVRVLVTDTRSMRANRTATDNSAKTMLGARQKQWLKDELLAGKDRYPLLVWVNSVPWIGDPNEEDDDTDAWYSYSTERSELGSFIEENDIRNVLMLHADAHMIALDDGSNNRGSTGVGGFPVFCAAPLDRPNSRKVKGEPFSHGIFDRHKGQYGLITINDEGGPTVSVTITGKRESAELVSLPLDFPR
- a CDS encoding patatin-like phospholipase family protein; this translates as MSNIPRLPLQLCQVLEEEYINLHSQIEAKPEWIFSEAHFKGAGIRSLASRLAGADEPLAEHIKTREAFKNFKQDQVIPTLNKLLEDQGLYSEKAFAQVSLREETQEFVKLGLEDGSGIVFEGDDLLHFNRLLLEDAYPGWIRRIHEIRLSSIIGLIHKKEPAALCLSGGGMRSGSFALGIIQGLARHNMLNQFTYLSTVSGGGYIGSWLSAWTHRHPDGLAGVTEELKHNPKDSKIEPDPEPVRYLRSYSNFITPKLGLLSADVWAFVAVYARNLILNWLVLVPLLVSVFAIPRLGVAAVQEQAAGWMKWGCFALGSLSTAWAIAYVSMNRPSASDSLKARGGVLQRRTDQQSFLMLCLVPLILSAMLLSAFWAWFRHFQDSQEHLENQITSAFAGYLPNWALYSWFVFMLYGLAIHLVGWAIYAIWFRKFRRSDIATVFVTGPVGGWLLWLMATKVLPNPVPSPKEDATHPDPITGLFVCFALPLFMATFFLAATFFVGISSRKGWGGQGTGKRGMRPSPWISSRFALEDEDREWLARFAGWLLIVIMVWSIASPLVIFGPLAIHRLPEIIASVGGISALFSILAGRSANTPATKENAAKGGVYSLVMHNALSLAALVFLLFLTASLSFLTCLIIKWLFTKAPIIDISKWGLVDRVTSMDSASIIDQLKPAIFNDDSEPAGRASLMKNIYYAPWWIVAGLSLFFLGFGLLMSKMINLNKFSLHAAYRDRLIRAFLGASRNNIERKPNAFTGFDPSDNVQMHELRVGLLRPNSFRGREAGLTKFVLRLQADRVGNDPPSEFLRSRLSIETVDMLDSYQSPKVPSPSLQVNLIEDLNRILESAEFFADAAFAKSDMAERTQSLFQQLPLAEQNEAAARAIENLPQSRKNEHIKEAVGQLLRGDYLILFNRLLLDQFFAEEIEPLHYPPPPYRLMHVVNTALNLVSGDKLAWQQRRAESFSISPLHCGSLYGGYRRSREYGGRDGVSLGTAAAISGAAVNSNMGYYSTSPLVTLVLTLFNARLGWWLGNAGPAGQGYYHLAYPKSAVYPIIAEAFGWTDDKNNYVLLSDGGHFENLGLYEMVLRRSKVIVVVDGSRDAKGEFADLGNAVRKIRIDLGIPIEFGRVPIHTRDEEVKEGQGRYCAVGLIRYSCVDKVEGKEAGDGFLFYIKPAFYGNEPRDIFNYAKTNTDFPHESTADQWFDEPQFESHRMLGSYIMDKICGDDDDPLTIKQLLGKAYDHSKGKEKPLQPLIDWLSAQDSPGDSA
- a CDS encoding glycoside hydrolase family 25 protein, encoding MAQSLNAVIDISHHNANPDFQQAAAAGIVGVIHKATQGLTYRGPMYTTNRQKALDAGLLWGAYHFGVGGAGAAQADFFLATVNPEPDTLIVLDYEPNTQGATMSLDDARAFVSEVNAKIGRFSGLYSGSLIKAQLGNTKDPILAQCFFWLAQYGPTAVVPPNWPTWTLWQYTDGNLGPQPHTVPGIGPCDRDQFNGDIDALKKLWGPADF